In one window of Hyalangium gracile DNA:
- a CDS encoding serine hydrolase domain-containing protein produces the protein MSLPSRHLLLLARMLLVLPGLAFAQPAALPERLDRVIDQALAEKRIVGAVVLVMQDGKLVYHRAAGFADRESQRPMKEDTVFRLASMSKPIVSVAALKLVEQGKLRLDDPVSKWLPSFRPKLADGREPVITVRQLLTHTAGLSYGIFEPEDGPYHRAQVSDGIDDTGVSLEENLRRIASVPLSYEPGKQWGYSVAIDVLGAVVAKAGGATLPRVVEQLVTAPLGMKDTAFFTKDAARLATPYADGKPEPVRMGEQHTVAFGAGGVHFSPARALNPQAFPSGGAGMVGTASDFVKFLETLRTGSGPVLKAKTAALVGTNQTGTLSTMRGPGWGFGFGAAVVLDSAQGRTPQSAGTFEWGGAYGHSWFVDPQKRVTVVALTNTAFEGMSGAFPTAIRDAIYAEGK, from the coding sequence ATGAGTCTCCCTTCTCGGCACCTCCTGCTCCTGGCCCGCATGCTCCTCGTGCTTCCAGGCCTGGCCTTCGCTCAACCCGCCGCGCTCCCCGAGCGCCTCGACCGCGTCATCGATCAGGCGCTGGCGGAGAAACGCATCGTCGGGGCGGTGGTGCTGGTCATGCAGGACGGAAAGCTCGTCTATCACCGCGCCGCTGGCTTCGCGGATCGCGAGTCCCAGCGGCCCATGAAGGAGGACACCGTCTTCCGCCTGGCCTCCATGTCCAAGCCCATCGTCTCGGTGGCCGCGCTGAAGCTCGTGGAGCAGGGCAAGCTGCGCCTGGACGATCCCGTCTCCAAGTGGCTCCCGTCCTTCCGGCCCAAGCTGGCCGACGGACGCGAGCCGGTCATCACCGTGCGGCAGTTGCTGACCCACACCGCGGGCCTGAGCTACGGCATCTTCGAGCCGGAGGACGGGCCCTACCACCGCGCCCAGGTGTCCGATGGCATCGATGATACGGGCGTGAGCCTCGAGGAGAACCTGCGCCGCATCGCCTCCGTCCCGCTCTCCTATGAGCCAGGGAAGCAGTGGGGCTACTCCGTGGCCATCGACGTGCTCGGTGCGGTCGTCGCGAAGGCGGGTGGGGCGACCCTGCCGCGCGTGGTCGAGCAGCTGGTCACCGCGCCGCTCGGCATGAAGGACACGGCGTTCTTCACGAAGGACGCGGCACGGCTCGCCACGCCCTACGCCGACGGCAAGCCCGAGCCGGTGCGCATGGGAGAGCAGCACACCGTGGCCTTTGGAGCGGGCGGGGTTCACTTCTCGCCCGCTCGTGCGCTCAACCCCCAGGCGTTTCCTTCCGGCGGCGCGGGCATGGTGGGCACGGCCAGCGACTTCGTGAAGTTCCTCGAGACGCTGCGCACGGGCAGCGGGCCCGTGCTCAAGGCGAAGACGGCCGCGCTGGTGGGGACCAACCAGACGGGCACGCTCTCCACCATGCGAGGCCCGGGCTGGGGCTTCGGGTTCGGCGCCGCGGTGGTGCTCGACTCGGCCCAGGGACGAACTCCGCAGTCCGCTGGCACCTTCGAGTGGGGCGGAGCCTACGGGCACTCCTGGTTCGTGGACCCCCAGAAGCGCGTGACGGTGGTAGCGCTGACCAACACCGCCTTCGAGGGCATGTCCGGGGCCTTCCCGACGGCCATCCGCGACGCCATCTACGCTGAGGGGAAGTGA
- a CDS encoding TetR/AcrR family transcriptional regulator, whose protein sequence is MKKDTAPSRPRGRPRGFDRDAALEQALQLFWRRGYEGTSIADLTEELGITAPSLYSAFTSKAELYREALARYRAQEGALAARTLAEEPTFQAAVSRMLRESAHEFTRPGRPGGCMVSTAVLGCASENEEVARHVASLRGDTLRVLRERVEQAISEGELPADTDAEALARFIGAVVQGMSVQARDGADEAALLAIVETALKAIDASTGASRKRKKS, encoded by the coding sequence ATGAAAAAGGACACAGCTCCTTCCCGGCCCCGGGGCCGCCCCCGTGGGTTCGACCGAGACGCGGCGCTGGAGCAGGCGCTCCAGCTCTTCTGGAGGCGGGGTTACGAGGGCACCTCCATCGCCGACCTCACCGAGGAGCTGGGCATCACCGCGCCGAGCCTCTACTCGGCGTTCACGTCCAAGGCGGAGCTGTACCGCGAGGCGCTGGCCCGCTACCGGGCTCAGGAGGGCGCCCTGGCGGCGCGAACCCTGGCGGAGGAGCCCACCTTCCAGGCGGCGGTGAGCCGGATGCTGCGCGAGTCGGCCCACGAGTTCACCCGGCCCGGGCGTCCTGGCGGGTGCATGGTGTCCACCGCGGTCCTCGGCTGCGCCTCGGAGAACGAGGAGGTGGCACGTCATGTGGCCAGCCTGAGGGGAGACACCCTGCGGGTGTTGAGGGAGCGCGTCGAGCAAGCAATCTCCGAGGGGGAGCTCCCCGCCGACACCGATGCCGAAGCGCTCGCCCGGTTCATCGGCGCCGTGGTCCAGGGCATGTCCGTTCAGGCCCGGGACGGCGCGGACGAGGCCGCGCTGCTCGCGATCGTCGAGACCGCGCTGAAGGCGATCGACGCGTCCACGGGAGCCTCGCGCAAGCGGAAGAAGTCCTGA
- a CDS encoding saccharopine dehydrogenase family protein has product MRDAELDVVVYGASGFTGRLIAEHLAQRTVAPKLRWAMAGRDLAKLAAVRDEIGAPADTPLIAASADDAEALRGMVARTQAVITGVGPYQLYGEPLVAACAEVGTDYLDLCGEPVWMRRMIDKYEAAARASGARILFSCGFDSIPFELGVLFLQDAMKSKFGVPASRIKGRVRASRGGFSGGSLASLKATLAAAAQDRQIVALLKDHYSLTPGFQGPPQPESGQKATYDEDFSSWTGPWVMEAINTRNVHRSNFLQGHPYGKDFLYDERILTGPGEEGEARARAMAEAKSPLTDPKAPKPGEGPSREERESGFYELLFLGITPDGRKLSALVRGERDPGYGSTSKIIAETAAWLLQNGGGVGGGIWTPGAALGRGLIEPLTRYAELRFQLLES; this is encoded by the coding sequence ATGAGAGACGCAGAACTCGATGTGGTCGTCTACGGAGCCAGTGGATTCACCGGCCGGCTGATCGCCGAGCACCTGGCTCAGAGGACTGTCGCCCCGAAGCTGCGCTGGGCCATGGCCGGGCGCGATCTGGCAAAGCTCGCCGCGGTCCGTGACGAGATCGGCGCGCCCGCGGATACGCCACTCATCGCCGCCTCGGCGGACGACGCCGAGGCGCTGCGCGGCATGGTGGCCAGGACCCAGGCCGTGATCACCGGTGTCGGCCCCTACCAGCTGTACGGAGAGCCACTGGTGGCGGCCTGCGCGGAGGTGGGCACCGACTACCTGGACCTCTGCGGCGAGCCCGTATGGATGCGGCGGATGATCGACAAGTACGAGGCGGCGGCCCGGGCCAGCGGGGCCCGGATCCTCTTCTCGTGTGGCTTCGACTCCATCCCGTTCGAGCTGGGCGTCCTCTTCCTCCAGGACGCGATGAAGTCGAAGTTCGGCGTCCCGGCTTCCCGAATCAAGGGGCGGGTGCGTGCGTCCCGCGGGGGCTTCTCCGGAGGCTCGCTGGCCAGCCTCAAGGCCACGCTGGCGGCGGCGGCGCAGGACCGGCAGATAGTCGCCCTGCTCAAGGATCACTACTCCCTGACCCCCGGCTTCCAGGGACCGCCGCAGCCCGAGAGCGGACAGAAGGCGACGTACGACGAGGATTTCAGCAGCTGGACCGGGCCCTGGGTGATGGAGGCGATCAACACCCGGAACGTGCACCGCTCGAACTTTCTCCAGGGTCATCCCTACGGGAAGGACTTCCTCTACGACGAGCGCATCCTCACCGGCCCCGGCGAGGAGGGCGAAGCGCGCGCCCGAGCCATGGCGGAAGCCAAATCACCCCTGACGGATCCGAAGGCGCCGAAGCCGGGCGAAGGCCCCAGCCGGGAGGAGCGCGAGAGCGGCTTCTACGAGCTGCTCTTCCTGGGCATCACGCCGGATGGCCGCAAGCTGAGCGCCCTCGTCCGAGGAGAGCGGGACCCAGGCTACGGCTCCACCTCCAAGATCATCGCGGAGACGGCCGCCTGGCTTCTGCAGAACGGCGGTGGGGTCGGCGGAGGTATCTGGACGCCCGGAGCGGCGCTGGGGCGCGGCCTCATCGAACCGCTGACCCGATACGCCGAGCTCCGCTTCCAGCTGCTCGAGAGCTAG
- a CDS encoding aminotransferase class IV: MAVTAPRLWLEGTLVDSAEAKLRIMAHAAQRGSLVFDAGSFHPTLRGPALFRAREHIARFLRSARAVGLELSYGEEELLRASVEVVRATGRDDGLVRWSGFFTAGEPDLLPRSPRGSVAIAAQLLEEPGVPMPIRVATFQDARKAAPDALDPAVKVGAAYLGPMLHRRRAKAAGANDIILLDQEGHIAEAPVSNVFAVVEGAVWTPPLRYVLGGITRDSVLAIARAEGIPVREEPLPLETFRSADEAFLSGTSMPLTPISHVDGRALNAAAPGPVTAHLLRRLLAIQGGEDATYQAWLTYT, encoded by the coding sequence ATGGCGGTGACGGCCCCACGTCTCTGGCTCGAAGGTACGCTCGTGGACTCCGCGGAGGCGAAGCTGCGAATCATGGCGCACGCCGCGCAGCGCGGTAGCCTCGTGTTCGACGCCGGCTCGTTCCACCCCACGCTGCGGGGGCCTGCCCTCTTCCGCGCACGCGAGCACATCGCGCGGTTCCTGAGGTCGGCGCGAGCGGTGGGCCTGGAGCTCTCGTATGGCGAGGAGGAACTGCTCCGCGCGTCCGTTGAGGTCGTCCGCGCCACCGGCAGGGACGATGGACTGGTGCGGTGGTCGGGCTTCTTCACCGCGGGAGAGCCGGACCTCCTGCCACGCTCCCCGCGGGGCTCCGTGGCCATCGCTGCCCAGCTGCTCGAGGAGCCCGGCGTGCCGATGCCGATCCGCGTCGCGACGTTCCAGGACGCGCGCAAGGCGGCCCCCGACGCGCTGGATCCGGCGGTGAAAGTGGGCGCGGCCTACCTCGGGCCGATGCTCCACCGGCGGCGAGCGAAGGCGGCGGGCGCCAACGACATCATCCTCCTCGACCAGGAGGGGCACATCGCCGAGGCGCCCGTCTCGAACGTGTTCGCCGTCGTCGAGGGAGCCGTGTGGACACCACCACTGCGCTACGTACTTGGTGGAATCACTCGGGACTCGGTGCTCGCCATCGCGCGCGCGGAGGGCATCCCCGTGCGCGAGGAGCCGCTTCCTCTCGAAACGTTCCGGAGCGCGGACGAAGCATTCCTTTCGGGGACGTCGATGCCGCTCACGCCCATCAGCCACGTGGATGGACGCGCCCTGAACGCCGCCGCACCGGGCCCCGTGACAGCGCACCTGCTGCGGCGGCTCCTCGCCATCCAGGGCGGAGAAGACGCGACCTACCAAGCCTGGCTCACGTACACCTGA
- a CDS encoding universal stress protein — protein sequence MLRSLLIPIDLSYGSKWVVERAALLPLAPDARLTLLHVVPRLLPKESRLRAEEDARQTLESLAKGLARALPQGVTVQQSVKSGSATAEIIRQARAVKAELLVMGRGRGRALRDIFLGSTAERVIRQRKLPVLVVRPPPHASYRRPLLALELDPAAHDVLAWMFQVLPTPRPRVSLVHAYDAPFQELLYPSLSTGKAKEQRERYRQTAQQGLTRLLSTSLERLKEEAPRDTGLRWKTYLRSGSPRTVIERVARKTRADLVVLGTHGDSGAAHMFLGTVAGDVLRAVPCDVLVVPPRQTSESSLGDGSSSRG from the coding sequence ATGCTTCGTTCGTTGCTCATCCCGATCGATCTCTCGTATGGCTCGAAGTGGGTGGTCGAGCGAGCGGCGTTGCTGCCTCTGGCTCCCGACGCTCGGCTCACCCTGCTGCATGTCGTCCCGAGGCTGCTCCCGAAAGAGAGCAGGCTTCGCGCGGAGGAGGATGCGCGTCAGACACTCGAGAGCCTGGCGAAGGGGCTGGCGCGAGCGCTTCCGCAGGGCGTCACCGTCCAGCAGAGCGTGAAGTCCGGCTCGGCGACGGCAGAGATCATCCGGCAGGCTCGCGCGGTCAAGGCCGAGCTGCTCGTCATGGGCCGGGGGCGCGGGCGAGCGCTTCGAGACATCTTCCTGGGTTCGACCGCGGAGCGCGTCATCCGGCAGAGGAAGCTCCCGGTCCTGGTGGTGCGCCCCCCGCCGCATGCCTCCTATCGCCGGCCCCTGCTCGCGCTGGAGCTCGACCCCGCGGCGCATGACGTCCTGGCGTGGATGTTCCAGGTGCTCCCCACGCCACGCCCCCGCGTCTCACTGGTCCACGCCTACGATGCTCCCTTCCAGGAACTTCTCTATCCGAGCCTGTCGACGGGCAAGGCGAAGGAGCAGCGCGAGCGCTATCGGCAGACGGCGCAGCAGGGCCTCACGCGGCTCCTGTCCACCAGCCTGGAGCGGCTGAAGGAGGAAGCCCCGAGGGACACGGGGCTTCGCTGGAAGACCTATCTGCGCTCAGGCTCGCCGAGGACCGTCATCGAGAGGGTGGCCAGGAAGACGCGCGCGGATCTCGTGGTGCTTGGAACGCATGGCGACTCGGGGGCCGCTCACATGTTCCTCGGCACCGTGGCGGGAGACGTCCTGCGCGCGGTGCCATGTGATGTCCTGGTCGTGCCGCCGCGCCAGACTTCGGAGTCATCGCTCGGGGATGGGAGCAGCTCCCGCGGGTGA
- a CDS encoding chitobiase/beta-hexosaminidase C-terminal domain-containing protein — protein MSFSLPRALRCALALLVLRFATACGSDPSPPPPPTPDEELPTTVAVPGGGAFNTSQRVVLICSDGTGSGCAGTFYTTDGTPPSSSSPRYTDPIAISANTTVRFFSVDASGNREAGKSEQYFIDAAAPVVTASPPGGLHGTERTVTLECVDTGGAGCGAIHYTRDGTVPSAASPEYTVPLTVSETTTLRFFATDKAGNPSPVVTEQYLIDRIAPVSTASPRGGFHGTAFQVTLACADTGGSTCAAIHYTLDGSPPSRTSPVYTAPLTLSASTTVRFFAEDGLGNEEAPKTETYVFDTLAPTVSASPSGGNFFSALTVSLTCGDGEGSGCQAIHFTQDGSAPTLSSPVYAAPLTIATNTLLQFVAVDRVGNVSGVQTQRYVIDSVAPTTVANPAGGTFSSARSVSLRCEDGAGAGCEETYYTVDGSTPTTGSTPYNGALLISSSTTLKFFSVDVLGNAEAVQTQDYVIEGSPVSASAQIAAVRSAQDGALVQRIEQALVTYVKPFTPTDPAGFFLQDEPNGPALFVAVDPATLSPSPLAGDRVSLTVTRKATVSGAVQALSISGFTVSSRGQSVEHLRVDASFVDLPAVLDAHEHELLTVSGFLTGTFSSSGIDHLQAPLATSGTPSSSPSSANLRLRVPSLLQEQFDPGPGCTVTVKAPLWRFSVTAQPSAWTPQDITWTSCPAPRVMGAAPSSGPGVTVRFNRFIDPASVAANGVQFLFSGGLVASSATVLGREVWVATSAQVPDQSYSVTVSSSVRDRLGNALDPGFTTASFPGFRPSAVLRITEVAPNIDFQRDLVELQVVQGGSVANMTVEADTFVLATLPDVQVATGDIIVVHFNPNTAPGTDAPGPELLGKSHYPAGSYASNYDTAWDFHGNATGINLPHRVLRVEDRYGNIQDGVAFAAPDSLLTTSPQFASLVRALQTAGHWQPTHCDGVPCTFTSPTSVLDISASWQGTSSDRSITAGRKDTADTHSALDWTIGPSSLGRYP, from the coding sequence ATGTCCTTCAGCCTTCCGCGCGCGCTCCGTTGTGCCCTGGCCCTGCTCGTCCTGCGGTTTGCCACCGCCTGCGGCTCGGACCCTTCTCCCCCTCCTCCGCCCACGCCGGATGAAGAGCTGCCCACCACCGTCGCCGTGCCCGGAGGCGGGGCCTTCAACACCAGCCAGCGCGTGGTGCTCATCTGCTCGGATGGAACGGGAAGTGGCTGCGCGGGCACCTTCTACACGACGGATGGCACCCCGCCCTCCTCGAGCTCCCCGCGCTACACCGACCCCATCGCCATCTCCGCCAACACCACGGTGCGCTTCTTCTCCGTGGACGCGAGCGGCAACCGGGAGGCGGGGAAGAGCGAGCAGTACTTCATCGACGCCGCCGCGCCGGTCGTGACGGCCTCTCCTCCAGGAGGGCTCCACGGCACGGAGCGCACGGTCACGCTGGAGTGCGTGGACACGGGAGGGGCCGGCTGTGGCGCCATCCACTACACCCGGGATGGGACGGTGCCCTCGGCCGCGTCACCGGAGTACACGGTGCCCCTCACGGTGAGCGAGACCACGACGCTCCGTTTCTTCGCCACCGACAAGGCCGGCAATCCCTCGCCGGTGGTGACTGAGCAGTACCTCATCGACAGGATTGCTCCCGTCAGCACCGCCAGCCCCAGGGGCGGCTTCCATGGCACGGCCTTCCAGGTGACGCTCGCGTGCGCCGACACGGGAGGCTCCACCTGCGCGGCCATTCACTACACCCTCGACGGCTCCCCTCCGAGCCGGACTTCCCCCGTCTACACCGCGCCCCTCACCCTCTCCGCCAGCACCACGGTGCGCTTCTTCGCGGAGGATGGGCTGGGGAACGAGGAGGCCCCCAAAACCGAGACGTATGTCTTCGACACCCTGGCGCCCACGGTGTCCGCCAGCCCCAGCGGTGGGAACTTTTTCTCGGCCCTCACCGTCTCGCTCACCTGTGGGGACGGAGAAGGCAGCGGCTGCCAGGCCATCCACTTCACCCAGGACGGGAGCGCTCCGACGCTGAGCTCGCCGGTGTACGCCGCACCCCTCACGATCGCCACCAACACGCTGCTCCAGTTCGTGGCCGTGGACCGGGTGGGCAACGTCAGTGGCGTCCAGACGCAGCGCTATGTCATCGACTCGGTGGCGCCCACGACGGTGGCCAACCCGGCCGGGGGAACGTTCTCCTCGGCGAGGTCTGTCTCGCTGCGCTGCGAGGACGGGGCGGGCGCGGGGTGCGAGGAGACGTACTACACCGTGGATGGGAGCACCCCGACGACGGGCTCGACGCCCTACAACGGTGCCCTCCTCATCTCCTCCTCCACGACGCTGAAGTTCTTCTCGGTGGACGTGCTGGGCAACGCGGAGGCCGTCCAGACCCAGGACTACGTCATCGAGGGCTCTCCGGTGAGCGCCTCGGCGCAGATCGCGGCGGTCCGAAGCGCGCAGGACGGAGCCCTGGTGCAGCGCATCGAGCAGGCGCTGGTCACCTACGTCAAGCCGTTCACGCCCACGGATCCCGCGGGCTTCTTCCTCCAGGACGAGCCGAACGGTCCGGCGCTCTTCGTCGCGGTGGATCCGGCCACGCTCTCTCCCTCGCCCCTGGCGGGAGATCGCGTGTCGCTCACCGTGACGCGCAAGGCCACGGTGAGCGGGGCCGTGCAGGCCCTGTCCATCTCCGGCTTCACCGTCTCCAGTCGTGGGCAGTCCGTGGAGCATCTGCGGGTGGACGCGAGCTTCGTCGACCTGCCGGCCGTCCTGGACGCCCACGAGCACGAACTGCTCACCGTCTCCGGCTTCCTGACGGGCACCTTCTCCTCATCTGGCATTGATCACCTGCAGGCGCCGCTGGCGACGTCGGGCACCCCGTCGAGCTCCCCGTCCAGCGCCAACCTCCGGCTGCGCGTGCCCTCGCTCCTCCAGGAGCAGTTCGATCCGGGACCGGGCTGCACGGTCACCGTCAAGGCGCCGCTGTGGCGCTTCAGCGTCACGGCCCAGCCGTCCGCGTGGACGCCGCAGGACATCACCTGGACGTCCTGTCCGGCGCCTCGGGTGATGGGCGCGGCACCCTCCAGTGGCCCCGGCGTCACGGTGCGCTTCAACCGGTTCATCGACCCGGCCAGCGTGGCCGCCAACGGGGTCCAGTTCCTCTTCAGCGGAGGCCTGGTGGCCAGCTCCGCCACCGTCCTGGGCCGCGAGGTCTGGGTGGCTACCTCCGCCCAGGTGCCGGATCAGAGCTACTCCGTGACGGTCAGCAGCTCGGTCCGAGACAGGCTGGGCAACGCGCTCGACCCGGGCTTCACCACGGCCTCCTTCCCGGGCTTCAGGCCGTCCGCCGTGCTGCGCATCACCGAGGTGGCCCCCAACATCGACTTCCAGAGGGACCTGGTCGAGCTGCAGGTGGTCCAGGGAGGCAGCGTGGCGAACATGACGGTGGAGGCGGACACCTTCGTGCTGGCCACCCTGCCCGACGTCCAGGTCGCCACGGGCGATATCATCGTGGTGCACTTCAATCCCAACACGGCGCCCGGCACGGATGCGCCGGGCCCGGAGCTGCTCGGCAAGAGCCACTACCCCGCGGGCTCCTACGCCAGCAACTACGACACCGCCTGGGACTTCCACGGCAACGCCACGGGCATCAACCTGCCCCACCGGGTGCTGCGGGTGGAGGACCGCTACGGCAACATCCAGGATGGCGTCGCCTTCGCCGCTCCGGACTCCCTCCTCACGACCAGCCCCCAGTTCGCGTCGCTGGTACGGGCGCTCCAGACGGCGGGCCACTGGCAGCCCACGCACTGTGACGGAGTGCCCTGCACGTTCACCTCGCCGACCTCCGTGCTGGACATCTCCGCCTCCTGGCAGGGCACCAGCAGCGACCGCTCCATCACCGCCGGCCGCAAGGACACCGCGGACACCCACTCCGCCCTCGATTGGACGATCGGCCCCTCCTCGCTGGGCCGGTACCCGTAG
- a CDS encoding trypsin-like peptidase domain-containing protein — MGIVSVLLLTSAILGVIGYKSCREVPLSVSVPDSSRSAASPPNPSDNIPDDAGALQPDAAQDTLEFGVTNTRLYQYAGTMDVENRYASTVMISTDSESMSARCSGVLISPRVVLTAASCLCEPSKSPPPANSNSLHEASASCLQRAAVTTAIYGEVLDKKFPEATTRMSFHSYDGEVHPHPAFKFASDDAGSPGATQADLAVVVLDEAVKDVKPETLMEQGEFQAHDPLIMAGYASSGTKQAVGGLYGIRYFRQNTVTQSLPGDQGRILYQQHGPFIYNGYAGGPCFREDSHRRLLAGVAGTGGGQELSFTSVPPFLDWVQAQIRRESPSNSPAPRR, encoded by the coding sequence ATGGGTATCGTCTCTGTCCTGCTCCTCACCTCAGCCATTCTGGGCGTGATCGGATACAAGAGTTGCAGGGAGGTGCCGCTGAGCGTCTCGGTGCCTGACTCTTCCCGTTCCGCCGCCTCCCCACCCAATCCTAGTGACAACATCCCAGACGATGCCGGCGCCCTGCAACCCGACGCCGCACAAGACACTCTGGAATTTGGAGTCACGAATACCCGCCTCTATCAATACGCAGGAACGATGGATGTCGAGAATCGCTATGCCTCCACGGTCATGATCAGCACTGATTCAGAGAGCATGTCGGCCAGATGCAGCGGCGTCCTGATCAGCCCTCGGGTTGTCCTCACCGCAGCCAGTTGCCTCTGCGAACCCTCGAAGAGCCCGCCGCCCGCCAATAGTAACTCTCTCCATGAGGCCAGCGCCTCATGCCTCCAACGCGCTGCCGTGACAACCGCCATCTATGGCGAAGTCCTCGACAAGAAATTCCCAGAAGCCACGACCCGAATGAGCTTCCACAGCTACGACGGCGAGGTGCACCCACACCCTGCATTCAAGTTTGCCTCGGATGATGCAGGCTCCCCTGGGGCCACGCAGGCGGATCTCGCTGTTGTCGTGCTGGATGAAGCCGTCAAGGATGTGAAGCCTGAGACCTTGATGGAGCAGGGCGAGTTTCAAGCTCATGACCCTCTCATCATGGCGGGCTATGCCTCCAGTGGAACAAAGCAGGCGGTAGGCGGGCTTTACGGGATCCGCTACTTCCGCCAGAACACAGTCACCCAGAGCCTGCCGGGAGACCAGGGAAGAATTCTTTATCAGCAGCATGGCCCTTTCATCTACAATGGCTACGCTGGCGGCCCCTGCTTTCGAGAAGACTCCCACCGGCGTCTGCTCGCCGGAGTCGCGGGCACCGGCGGCGGCCAGGAACTCTCCTTCACCAGCGTCCCTCCTTTTCTAGATTGGGTGCAGGCTCAGATTCGCCGGGAGTCTCCCAGCAACTCTCCCGCGCCACGGCGCTGA
- a CDS encoding trypsin-like serine protease, with amino-acid sequence MLTCRNLLASSMLVALSICLGMGCVSPHPEFKEERSIPGMRGDSLLSQDVNGVSGGKFDRENLWRTTVNIQSNAGVCSGILIAPKAVLTAAHCFCAVTQAAFDRSSCVKRATVISHIYLYRPENRGWEPIPTTSEGDVIAHEEFTSQRTSEGFVDPAKRVADLAIVALDKELDGLKPDVLLRPQDVSEGDELTVIGYGPTRTNGPDGNVRRSGTNTIFTVTEFPNGRVREFRFNGSGAHTHDGDSGGPALYFDDGKRWLVGING; translated from the coding sequence ATGCTTACCTGCCGAAACCTCCTGGCGTCATCGATGCTTGTGGCTCTATCCATATGCTTGGGGATGGGATGTGTATCCCCCCATCCAGAGTTCAAAGAAGAGAGAAGTATTCCTGGCATGAGGGGCGATTCTCTCTTGTCCCAAGATGTAAATGGAGTCTCGGGGGGCAAGTTCGATCGCGAAAATCTCTGGCGGACCACCGTCAACATTCAAAGCAACGCAGGAGTATGCAGCGGCATCCTCATCGCTCCCAAAGCCGTCCTCACTGCCGCTCATTGTTTCTGCGCGGTGACTCAAGCAGCTTTCGATAGATCCTCGTGCGTCAAGAGAGCCACGGTCATCAGCCACATCTATCTCTACCGGCCGGAGAACAGAGGATGGGAACCGATACCGACAACATCGGAAGGCGATGTCATCGCCCACGAGGAGTTCACATCGCAGCGCACCAGCGAGGGGTTCGTGGATCCTGCCAAGCGCGTTGCGGATCTCGCGATAGTCGCGCTGGACAAGGAGTTGGACGGACTCAAGCCTGACGTCTTGTTGAGGCCCCAGGACGTCTCCGAGGGCGATGAACTCACCGTAATTGGTTACGGTCCTACCAGGACCAACGGTCCCGATGGAAACGTCCGACGCTCCGGTACCAACACCATCTTCACCGTCACGGAGTTCCCCAACGGGAGGGTGCGCGAGTTCCGCTTCAATGGCTCAGGAGCCCACACGCATGATGGAGACAGCGGCGGCCCGGCCTTGTACTTCGATGATGGAAAGCGCTGGCTCGTAGGTATCAACGGCTGA